A genome region from Eschrichtius robustus isolate mEscRob2 chromosome 4, mEscRob2.pri, whole genome shotgun sequence includes the following:
- the PIGY gene encoding phosphatidylinositol N-acetylglucosaminyltransferase subunit Y, with amino-acid sequence MFLSLPTLTVLIPLVSLAGLLYSASVEENFPQGCTSTSSLCFYSLLLPVTIPVYVFFHLWTWMGIKLFRHN; translated from the coding sequence ATGTTTCTGTCTCTTCCTACGTTGACTGTCCTTATTCCGCTGGTCTCGTTAGCAGGGCTGTTATACTCGGCCTCCGTGGAAGAAAACTTCCCGCAGGGCTGCACTAGCACAAGCAGCCTGTGCTTTTACAGTCTGCTCTTGCCGGTCACCATACCCGTGTATGTGTTCTTCCACCTTTGGACTTGGATGGGTATTAAACTCTTCAGGCATAATTAA